The following coding sequences are from one Mytilus trossulus isolate FHL-02 chromosome 8, PNRI_Mtr1.1.1.hap1, whole genome shotgun sequence window:
- the LOC134682051 gene encoding uncharacterized protein LOC134682051: protein MIVAITSATYCCCCSQMLPGNQQNVVIFNPVQERVVHAVTQLHGPPVNQYGVLMPQGYQQQHFMPNTKVQIMTQQSPCQMLPPVMQGPRIQHQNGMTNVNLNQQPAYLQPKLGQQQNQGVESQQQI from the exons ATGATAGTAGCAATTACGTCAGCTACATATTGCTGTTGCTGTTCACAAATGTTACCAGGCAACCAA caaaATGTTGTCATATTTAACCCAGTACAAGAACGAGTAGTACATGCCGTGACACAGTTACATGGACCCCCTGTAAATCAATACGGAGTATTAATGCCACAAGGATATCAGCAGCAACATTTTATGCCGAACACAAAGGTACAAATAATGACCCAGCAGTCTCCTTGTCAAATGTTGCCGCCAGTGATGCAAGGACCACGTATTCAACATCAGAATGGAATGACAAATGTGAACTTAAATCAGCAACCAGCGTATCTGCAGCCGAAATTAGGACAGCAACAAAATCAAGGGGTCGAAAGTCAGCAGcaaatttaa